A region of Oncorhynchus masou masou isolate Uvic2021 chromosome 29, UVic_Omas_1.1, whole genome shotgun sequence DNA encodes the following proteins:
- the LOC135518875 gene encoding sex-determining region Y protein-like, producing the protein MQSPLRIKPYSQDLYEHRPYSQDLYEHRPYSQDLYEHRPYSQDLYEHQPYSQDLYEHRPYSQALYEHKPYSQDLYEHQPYSQDLYEHRPYSQALYEHQPYSQDLYEHQPYSQALYEHQPYSQALYEQQPYSQVLYEHQPYSQDLYEHRPYSQALYEHQHYSQDLYEHQPYSQPYSQALHEHQPYSQDLYEHRAYSQDLYEHRAYSQDLYEHQTYSQDLYEHRPYSQDLYEHRPYSQDLYEHQPYSQDLHEHRPYSQDLYEHQPYSQDLYEPQPYSQDLYDNQPYSQALYEHQPYSQDLYEPQPYIQALYEHQPYSQALYEHRPYSQGPVTPNYRHPRMG; encoded by the exons ccctacagccaggatctatatgaacaccggccctacagccaggatctatacgAACACCGGCcatacagccaggatctatacgaacaccggccctacagccaggatctatacgaacaccagccctacagccaggatctatacgaacaccggccctacagccaggctCTATACGAACACAAGccctacagccaggatctatatgaacaccagccctacagccaggatctatacgaacaccggccctacagccaggctCTATACGAACACCAAccctacagccaggatctatatgaacaccagccctacagccaggctctatatgaacaccagccctacagccaggctCTATATGAACAACAGCCCTACAGCCAGGTTCTATATGAACACCAGccctacagccaggatctatacgaacaccggccctacagccaggctCTATACGAACACCAGCactacagccaggatctatatgaacaccagccctacagccag ccctacagccaggctctacatgaacaccagccctacagccaggatctatacgAACACCGGGcctacagccaggatctatacgAACACCGGGcctacagccaggatctatacgAACACCAGAcctacagccaggatctatatgaacaccggccctacagccaggatctatatgaacaccggccctacagccaggatctatatgaacaccagccctacagccaggatctacatgaacaccggccctacagccaggatctatatgaaCACCAGCcttacagccaggatctatatgagccccagccctacagccaggatctatatgataaccagccctacagccaggctctatatgaacaccagccctacagccaggatctatatgagCCCCAGCCCTACATCCAGGCTCTATATGAACaccagccctacagccaggctctatatgaacaccggccctacagccag GGACCCGTAACACCCAACTATCGCCACCCAAGGATGGGCTGA